The following coding sequences are from one Lolium rigidum isolate FL_2022 chromosome 6, APGP_CSIRO_Lrig_0.1, whole genome shotgun sequence window:
- the LOC124661670 gene encoding integrin-linked protein kinase 1-like — protein sequence MEPNPRASAAPGTPRFRLGKQSSMAPDRGGGGADNGAVAGAEGSGEAAGVRNFQLMYMAHEGNAEGIRELLDAGADPNFRDSDGRTAMHISACEGHADVVELLLDRGAEPVVEDQWGSTPLADAMHYQNHDVIKILEKRDPKHKVAPMHVNSVLEVPEYEIDPKELGFTTGKGLSKGTFRKATWRGILVAVKKLDDDVLTDENKVQAFRDELDVLQLIRHPNVVQFLGAVTQTNPMMIVMEFMPKGDLRKHLNNKGALEPSYAVKLALDIARGMSYLHEHKPQAIIHRDLEPSNILRDDTGHLKVADFDLCKMLKWRRKVREEKPITSPGNACRYVAPEVLRKEEYDTKVDVFSFALILQEMIEGNLPFYNKKIDEIEKAHSSKERPPFRAHPKNYAHGLKELIEQCWSENPADRPDFRVVIDRLSAIQNELAHRNRWKVRPLRCFLSFEGLRKKDRDEGSTTRSSRSSRSNF from the exons ATGGAGCCCAATCCGCGCGCATCGGCGGCGCCGGGGACCCCGCGGTTCAGGCTGGGGAAGCAGTCGTCCATGGCGCccgaccgcggcggcggcggggccgacaacggcgccgtggcgGGCGCGGAGGGGTCGGGCGAGGCGGCCGGGGTCCGGAACTTCCAGCTCATGTACATGGCCCACGAGGGCAACGCGGAGGGGATACGCGAGCTGCTCGACGCCGGCGCCGACCCCAACTTCCGCGACTCCGACGGCCGCACCGCCATGCACATCTCCGCTTGCGAGGGCCACGCCGACGTCGTCGAGCTGCTCCTCGACCGCGGCGCCGAGCCCGTCGTCGAGGACCAGTGGGGGAGCACG CCTTTGGCTGACGCGATGCATTACCAGAACCATGACGTGatcaagatcttggagaagcgtgACCCTAAGCATAAG GTTGCTCCCATGCATGTTAACAGTGTCCTTGAAGTTCCTGAATATGAGATTGACCCGAAAGAACTCGGGTTCACTACTGGCAAAGGTTTATCTAAG GGTACATTCAGGAAGGCAACATGGAGGGGCATTCTGGTTGCTGTTAAGAAGCTGGATGACGATGTGCTCACTGACGAGAACAAAGT GCAAGCAttcagagatgagcttgatgttcTGCAGCTTATACGGCATCCAAATGTTGTGCAATTTCTGGGTGCTGTAACGCAGACCAACCCAATGATGATTGTCATGGAATTTATGCCGAAG GGTGATTTGCGTAAACACTTGAATAATAAAGGTGCTCTAGAGCCATCATATGCAGTTAAATTAGCTCTTGATATTGCAAG AGGAATGAGCTACTTACATGAGCATAAACCCCAAGCTATCATCCACCGTGACCTTGAGCCTTC GAACATATTGAGGGATGATACTGGACATCTGAAGGTGGCTGATTTTGATTTGTGCAAGATGCTGAAATGGAGAAGGAAAGTTAGAGAGGAGAAACCAATAACTTCTCCTGGAAATGCCT GTAGGTATGTAGCTCCAGAAGTCCTGCGAAAAGAAGAGTATGATACTAAAGTTGATGTCTTCTCTTTTGCTTTGATACTTCAGGAG ATGATTGAAGGAAACCTCCCTTTTTACAACAAGAAAATTGATGAAATCGAGAAAGCTCATAGTTCTAAAGAAAGGCCGCCTTTCAGAGCTCATCCAAAGAATTATGCCCATGGGTTAAAAGA GCTGATTGAGCAATGCTGGAGCGAAAATCCTGCTGACAGGCCAGATTTTAGAGTAGTCATTGATCGCTTGTCAGCTATCCAAAATGAACTAGCTCACAGAAATCGTTGGAAG GTCAGGCCTCTCAGATGTTTCCTGAGCTTCGAAGGTTTGCGGAAGAAAGATCGCGATGAGGGCAGTACCACCCGTTCTTCACGCTCATCTCGATCCAACTTTTAA